In Meleagris gallopavo isolate NT-WF06-2002-E0010 breed Aviagen turkey brand Nicholas breeding stock chromosome 2, Turkey_5.1, whole genome shotgun sequence, the following are encoded in one genomic region:
- the TTLL2 gene encoding probable tubulin polyglutamylase TTLL2 isoform X3, translated as MMSKMEMLADDNASETLKPLVFRLHENAPAIIREVLLERGWTEFDQKEQDDTDWNLYWRNSPFPMTDHHSIKPWQRLNHYPEAVRITRKDYLARHLKRMKGAYGSTLYEFSPVAFIMPNDYVKFIAEYSKERQTVGRPSYWICKPVHLSRGRGILIFQDIKDLVYHCTVIVQKYISNPLLISGYKLDLRLYVCVTSFCPLTIYIYEEGLVRFATEKFDLSSLDNVYAHLTNTSINKYGASYKTFKEGIGCGCKWTFSKFRSYLRIFGVDDMLLWQKMNNIVILTLLAVTPLPEASNCFELFGFDILIDDKFKPWLLEVNYNPALCLDCSIDDTVKRKLLHDIVELLNYKQVDTHRQNEMPGSKAVRRQARWRRTGQSTPEETPGLLSGRKVSTCISAPQTQPALQFARGSIHKVSSLTRKTARAHPKETLTSQLREKMNKPKTSSQVKIEAKNKQLPAVHSPFISAQLSRWSPSPEICNYKLSTRPYFLSDKDQMPTRQMICNMNADALAVWSTGRNLKGTRK; from the coding sequence TAAGATGGAAATGTTGGCAGATGATAATGCAAGTGAAACCTTGAAGCCTTTGGTGTTCCGTCTCCATGAAAATGCCCCTGCAATAATCCGTGAGGTTTTACTGGAACGTGGTTGGACTGAATTTGACCAAAAGGAGCAAGATGACACGGACTGGAACTTGTACTGGCGGAACTCACCTTTTCCTATGACAGACCACCACAGTATTAAACCATGGCAGAGACTCAACCACTATCCAGAAGCTGTCAGGATCACCAGAAAGGACTATTTGGCAAGGCATCTGAAACGTATGAAAGGGGCATATGGATCAACACTGTATGAATTTAGTCCAGTGGCATTCATCATGCCCAATGACTATGTGAAATTTATAGCAGAATACAGCAAAGAGAGACAGACAGTAGGCAGACCTAGCTACTGGATTTGCAAACCTGTGCATCTCTCCCGTGGAAGGGGCATACTCATTTTCCAAGACATTAAAGACTTAGTATATCACTGTACAGTCATTGTGCAGAAGTACATTAGCAACCCCTTGCTCATTTCAGGATATAAATTGGATCTTCGCCTTTATGTGTGTGTCACCAGTTTTTGCCCACTTACCATTTACATTTACGAAGAGGGACTGGTGAGGTTTGCCACTGAGAAGTTTGACCTCAGTTCTCTAGACAACGTCTATGCCCACTTAACAAACACCAGCATAAACAAATATGGAGCTTCATATAAAACGTTTAAAGAAGGAATTGGCTGTGGTTGCAAGTGGACATTCAGCAAATTCCGTTCTTACCTTCGAATTTTTGGGGTTGATGACATGCTACTGTGGCAAAAGATGAATAACATTGTGATTCTCACTCTGCTTGCTGTCACTCCCTTACCAGAGGCTTCCAATTGCTTTGAGCTCTTTGGCTTTGACATCCTGATTGATGACAAGTTCAAGCCATGGCTTTTAGAAGTGAACTACAATCCAGCTTTGTGTTTAGATTGCTCCATTGACGACactgtgaaaagaaaacttcttcATGATATTGTTGAACTGCTTAACTACAAGCAGGTTGACACTCACAGGCAGAATGAAATGCCTGGGTCGAAAGCTGTTAGAAGGCAGGCACGCTGGAGAAGAACTGGTCAAAGCACCCCGGAAGAGACTCCTGGCTTACTTTCTGGTCGAAAAGTATCTACTTGTATTTCTGCTCCTCAAACACAACCTGCCCTGCAGTTTGCAAGAGGATCAATTCATAAGGTGTCTTCCCTGACCAGGAAAACTGCCAGAGCACATCCAAAGGAAACACTGACTTCCCAGCTGCGGGAAAAGATGAATAAGCCAAAAACATCCTCCCAAGTAAAAATTGaagctaaaaacaaacaactccCAGCTGTACATTCTCCATTCATTTCTGCTCAACTCAGCCGGTGGTCACCTTCACCTGAAATCTGCAACTACAAGTTAA